The following proteins come from a genomic window of Cronobacter muytjensii ATCC 51329:
- a CDS encoding MFS transporter: MANTMKIPSRELWSYFGYGLGQCFSFGLVGSFINYFYTDVLGISALAASTIFLIARAWDAIHDPLFASIMDTINSRFGQFRHFMLIAPLLITGVTLLSFYKIDADMTTKIIYAGVTYILWGTLYAISDIPFWSMSSVMTNDSVQRTRAVTAAMLGVNAGIACASIFFPRLAAFFAPYSDDKGYFMGALVMMLIGLPLMINGFMQVKERVPPSPEKVTIRDTFRNLRHNKPLFIILMSFFFCVFHNVANGIYIYFFIYNLGDAGLQTVVGVLGIVAAVVCLIAPLLTRRMQKRRLFMILCGLDIAVRVVMWFAGFEHTILLFILLGLSNIFVMMTNILTSSMIADTIEYAEYHTHRRCAAITFSGQTFTGKMSVAVGGGLIGVFLTLIGYVPQAQSQTPAVLNGLFFGICLLPAIGSLIRLLLMSRFTFTEEKHAEICRLLAERREAQSAK, encoded by the coding sequence ATGGCAAACACGATGAAAATCCCGTCCCGCGAACTCTGGTCCTATTTCGGCTATGGGTTAGGGCAATGTTTTAGCTTTGGGCTGGTGGGATCGTTTATTAACTATTTCTATACCGACGTGCTGGGTATTTCAGCGCTGGCCGCGAGCACCATTTTTCTGATAGCCCGCGCCTGGGATGCGATTCACGATCCGCTGTTTGCCAGCATTATGGACACCATTAACAGCCGCTTCGGGCAGTTCCGCCACTTTATGCTCATCGCGCCGCTGTTAATTACCGGCGTCACGCTGCTGTCGTTTTATAAAATCGACGCGGACATGACCACCAAAATTATTTACGCCGGAGTGACCTATATTTTATGGGGCACGCTGTATGCGATTTCCGATATTCCGTTCTGGTCGATGTCATCGGTGATGACCAATGATTCGGTGCAGCGTACCCGCGCGGTGACCGCCGCTATGCTCGGCGTCAACGCCGGTATCGCCTGCGCCAGTATTTTCTTTCCGCGCCTCGCCGCCTTTTTCGCCCCCTACAGCGATGACAAAGGTTATTTCATGGGCGCGCTGGTCATGATGCTGATTGGCCTGCCGCTGATGATTAACGGCTTTATGCAGGTAAAAGAGCGCGTGCCGCCCAGCCCGGAAAAAGTCACCATTCGTGACACTTTCCGCAACTTACGCCATAACAAGCCGCTGTTTATTATTCTGATGTCGTTCTTTTTCTGCGTTTTTCATAACGTCGCGAATGGCATTTACATCTATTTCTTTATCTATAACCTCGGCGACGCAGGCTTACAGACGGTGGTTGGCGTGCTCGGCATTGTGGCCGCGGTAGTCTGCCTGATAGCACCGCTGCTGACGCGGCGGATGCAAAAGCGCCGGCTGTTTATGATCCTCTGCGGGCTGGATATCGCCGTGCGCGTGGTGATGTGGTTCGCGGGCTTTGAGCACACTATTTTGCTGTTCATCCTGCTGGGGCTTAGCAATATCTTTGTGATGATGACCAATATTCTCACCTCGTCGATGATTGCCGACACTATTGAATATGCCGAGTATCACACTCACCGGCGCTGCGCGGCGATCACCTTCTCCGGGCAGACATTTACCGGCAAGATGTCAGTGGCGGTAGGCGGCGGGCTGATTGGCGTGTTCCTGACGCTGATTGGCTATGTGCCGCAGGCCCAGAGCCAGACGCCTGCGGTGCTGAATGGGCTGTTTTTCGGCATCTGCCTGCTGCCCGCCATCGGTTCGCTAATCCGCCTGCTGTTGATGTCGCGCTTTACGTTTACCGAAGAGAAACACGCCGAGATCTGCCGCCTGCTGGCGGAGCGCCGCGAGGCGCAGTCGGCGAAATAA
- a CDS encoding LysR family transcriptional regulator gives MMDPSSVNIRALQLFISVFDGQSFSAVARREGVSASMVSRVIRQLEEALGQQLFYRNTRAVIPTEAGRLFAQYARGMAEQFSEARRELQDRALEPSGLLRINAPVFFGQRHIAPWLTGLAERYPRLQLALTQTDDYVDPHRDATDLIVRIGTLTDSSFHARVFCEQRYYFAAAPRYLARYGTPTSPEDFRTHQCLVYSGSSGPNRWLARRPGEPWVHYPVNARLASNNASSLLTAALDGMGLVLFPDWMTGEWLKQGRLVKVLPEYEAAINTEAQHIAAIYPNARHPPLNVRAAIDYFIEAFGTPVYWQRD, from the coding sequence ATGATGGATCCCAGTTCAGTCAACATTCGGGCGCTACAGCTTTTTATCAGCGTTTTTGACGGGCAGAGCTTCTCGGCCGTCGCGCGCCGTGAGGGCGTTTCGGCATCAATGGTCTCCCGGGTTATCCGCCAGCTTGAAGAGGCGCTCGGGCAGCAGCTTTTCTACCGCAATACCCGTGCCGTCATCCCAACCGAAGCCGGGCGGCTGTTTGCGCAGTACGCGCGCGGCATGGCCGAACAGTTCAGCGAGGCGCGCCGCGAATTACAGGACCGGGCGCTGGAACCCTCCGGGCTGCTTCGCATCAACGCGCCGGTGTTCTTCGGCCAGCGGCATATCGCGCCGTGGCTGACCGGCCTTGCGGAGCGCTATCCGCGCCTGCAGCTGGCGCTGACCCAGACTGATGACTATGTCGACCCGCACCGCGACGCCACCGATCTTATCGTGCGCATCGGTACGCTCACCGATTCCAGCTTTCACGCCCGCGTGTTTTGCGAGCAACGCTATTACTTCGCCGCCGCGCCGCGCTATCTGGCGCGCTACGGCACGCCCACGTCGCCGGAGGATTTCCGCACGCATCAGTGTCTGGTTTACAGCGGCTCATCGGGGCCGAACCGCTGGCTGGCGCGCAGGCCGGGCGAGCCGTGGGTGCATTACCCGGTGAACGCGCGGCTCGCTTCCAACAACGCCAGCTCGCTGCTGACCGCGGCGCTTGACGGCATGGGGCTGGTGCTGTTTCCGGACTGGATGACGGGGGAGTGGCTGAAGCAGGGCAGGCTGGTGAAGGTGTTGCCGGAGTATGAGGCGGCCATCAACACCGAGGCGCAGCATATCGCGGCAATCTACCCGAACGCGCGTCACCCGCCGCTGAACGTGCGCGCGGCGATTGACTATTTTATCGAGGCGTTCGGCACGCCGGTTTACTGGCAGCGCGATTAA
- a CDS encoding DMT family transporter, which translates to MQLLLIALVIAGGMGLSVEAGLLGPLGGEVGDFWAAFSIFGVGAALTFLLMLFYSPRNSPSFFAQPGWQLTGGLLGAGYVVILTVATPVIGIAMTMIGILAGQVFKSLIIDHFGLFGAKRRPMDKLRLLALLFILAALALVARG; encoded by the coding sequence ATGCAGCTTTTATTAATAGCGCTCGTCATTGCGGGCGGGATGGGGCTTTCCGTTGAGGCGGGCCTGCTGGGGCCGCTCGGCGGCGAGGTCGGGGATTTCTGGGCGGCGTTCAGCATTTTTGGCGTCGGCGCGGCGCTCACCTTTCTGCTGATGCTGTTCTATAGCCCGCGCAACAGCCCGTCGTTTTTCGCCCAGCCCGGCTGGCAGCTGACCGGCGGCCTGCTCGGCGCGGGGTATGTGGTGATCCTGACCGTCGCCACGCCGGTTATCGGCATTGCCATGACCATGATAGGCATTCTGGCAGGACAGGTTTTCAAAAGCCTGATTATCGACCACTTCGGACTGTTCGGCGCGAAGCGCCGCCCGATGGACAAACTGCGCCTGCTGGCGCTGCTGTTTATTCTCGCCGCGCTGGCGCTGGTCGCGCGGGGCTAA
- a CDS encoding phenolic acid decarboxylase, whose amino-acid sequence MSNFDKHDLSGFVGKHLVYTYDNGWNYEIYVKNETTIDYRIHSGIVGNRWVKDQRVYIVRVGESIYKISWTEPTGTDVSLIANLGDLLFHGTIFFPRWVMNDPQKTVCFQNEHIEQMEAYREAGPAYPTEVIDEFATITFVRDCGPDDDTVIACAASDLPANFPDNLR is encoded by the coding sequence ATGAGCAACTTCGACAAACACGATTTAAGCGGTTTTGTGGGTAAACATCTGGTCTATACCTATGACAACGGCTGGAACTACGAGATCTACGTAAAAAACGAAACCACCATTGATTACCGTATCCACAGCGGTATCGTGGGCAACCGCTGGGTGAAAGATCAGCGCGTGTATATCGTTCGCGTCGGCGAAAGCATCTATAAAATCTCCTGGACCGAACCGACCGGTACTGACGTCAGCCTGATCGCTAACCTCGGCGACCTGCTGTTCCACGGCACCATTTTCTTCCCGCGTTGGGTGATGAACGATCCGCAGAAAACCGTCTGCTTCCAGAATGAACATATCGAACAGATGGAAGCCTACCGCGAAGCAGGCCCGGCTTACCCGACCGAAGTGATCGATGAGTTCGCCACCATTACCTTCGTGCGTGACTGCGGCCCTGACGATGACACCGTGATAGCCTGCGCCGCAAGCGATCTGCCGGCTAACTTCCCGGATAACCTGCGCTAA
- a CDS encoding AI-2E family transporter, whose product MNSKEMSRAFFILILFIVSILFFNLIKPYLSAVLWAVILAVIFYPIKRRLCHAMGGRASIASLLTVVLICLLVFAPLAVITSSLVKEFNTVYSDLQANNTTLSVLLADVVRILPDWAQQMLAENQLDSATAIQEKISGAALKGSQYVAGSIFLISRNTFSVVVGFGIMLYLLFFLLKDGPRLVSMVLNALPLSDKVKQRLFRRFAAVARATVKGTVVVAVVQGVLGGVAFYFAGIGASILWGALMAFLSLVPAVGTALIWVPAVIYLFTTGAIVKAVLLTAFFIVVVGLADNLLRPLLVGKDIRMPDWLILLATLGGLEVYGINGFVVGPLIAALFVTCWNTFSAGPGRTSLPLEKKEDDPS is encoded by the coding sequence ATGAACTCGAAAGAGATGTCCAGGGCGTTTTTTATTTTGATCCTGTTTATCGTTTCGATCCTGTTTTTCAACCTGATCAAACCCTATCTTTCCGCCGTGCTGTGGGCCGTGATCCTCGCTGTGATCTTCTATCCGATAAAGCGCAGGCTCTGTCATGCGATGGGCGGGCGCGCCAGTATCGCTTCGCTCTTAACCGTCGTGCTGATTTGCCTGCTGGTGTTCGCGCCGCTGGCGGTGATCACCTCGTCGCTGGTTAAAGAGTTCAACACGGTTTACAGCGATTTGCAGGCCAATAACACCACGCTTTCCGTGCTGCTGGCGGATGTGGTGCGCATACTGCCGGACTGGGCGCAGCAGATGCTCGCCGAAAACCAGCTCGACAGCGCGACCGCCATTCAGGAGAAAATTTCCGGCGCGGCGCTTAAGGGCAGCCAGTACGTGGCGGGCAGCATTTTTCTTATCAGCCGCAACACGTTCAGCGTGGTGGTTGGGTTCGGCATCATGCTCTATCTGCTGTTTTTCCTGCTGAAGGATGGCCCGCGGCTGGTGTCGATGGTGCTGAATGCGCTGCCGCTCTCGGATAAAGTCAAACAGCGGCTCTTTCGCCGCTTCGCCGCCGTCGCGCGCGCCACGGTAAAAGGCACGGTGGTGGTGGCGGTGGTTCAGGGCGTGCTTGGCGGCGTGGCGTTTTACTTCGCGGGCATCGGCGCGAGCATTCTGTGGGGCGCGCTGATGGCGTTCCTGTCGCTGGTGCCCGCCGTCGGCACGGCGCTTATCTGGGTGCCGGCGGTTATCTATCTCTTCACCACCGGAGCCATCGTGAAAGCGGTGCTGCTGACCGCGTTTTTCATCGTTGTGGTGGGCCTTGCGGATAACCTGCTGCGTCCGCTGCTGGTGGGGAAAGATATCCGTATGCCCGACTGGCTTATCCTGCTCGCGACGCTGGGCGGGCTGGAAGTGTACGGCATTAACGGCTTCGTGGTCGGGCCGCTTATCGCAGCGCTCTTTGTCACCTGCTGGAACACCTTCTCCGCCGGCCCCGGTCGCACCTCTTTGCCGCTGGAGAAAAAAGAAGACGACCCTTCCTGA
- a CDS encoding DMT family transporter codes for MTTLMIILAVIGGALLSIQAAINGQLGAKVGVFRCAFLTFSVGALVCALLIFFFEPPHAISLLDVPKWQLTGALCGVPYIVIMVLAVQRIGTAVATVAVIFGQLAMSMLIDNFGWLGNAAIPFSLSRLGAVVCLAVALALIYLGNRRAATPRAAD; via the coding sequence ATGACAACGTTAATGATTATTCTTGCCGTGATCGGCGGCGCGCTGCTGAGCATTCAGGCGGCGATTAATGGCCAGCTTGGCGCGAAAGTGGGCGTGTTTCGTTGCGCCTTTCTGACGTTCTCAGTGGGCGCGCTGGTCTGCGCGCTGCTGATTTTCTTCTTCGAGCCGCCGCACGCGATCTCCCTGCTGGACGTGCCGAAGTGGCAGCTTACCGGCGCGCTGTGCGGCGTGCCGTATATTGTGATCATGGTGCTTGCGGTACAGCGCATCGGCACGGCGGTCGCGACGGTGGCGGTCATATTCGGTCAGCTCGCCATGAGCATGCTTATCGATAATTTCGGCTGGCTCGGCAACGCGGCGATCCCGTTCTCACTAAGCCGTCTCGGCGCGGTAGTGTGCCTCGCCGTGGCGCTGGCGCTGATTTACCTTGGCAACCGGCGCGCCGCTACGCCTCGCGCAGCCGACTAA
- a CDS encoding SulP family inorganic anion transporter: MNTLRQDSLAGVVVFLVALPLCLGIAQASGLPPFVGLLTGIIGGLVVTALSPSRFAVSGPAAGLVTIVVASIETLGSFSAFLLALVLAGVLQIALGLIRAGRFISLVPGSVIKGMLAAIGLLLIMQQIPVALGAADENSLLAVFSGDFAFSPVSIAVAVGGLLLMALWGSPAIRRVKCLAWIPGPLVAVLVGCVTTLALSHSSPALLARLPLITLPEFASLGALVSELETPAWQAFTNPSVYVVAVTLALVASLETLLSQEALKKLRPQNPPPSPNREMLAQGAGNLLSGLVGAMPITAVIVRSSVNVSTGAQTKLSIFIHGALLLICVLWFREVLMTIPLASLAAVLLYTGYKLATPRLFVEQFRAGAQQSVPFLATIIGIIAFGMLAGIGIGLAAQIALSLWHSHRNAMQLARYDDHYVLRIHQNLTFMHNPRLQALLDKIPEKSVVIVEHDNADYFDPDVKAVLSDFAQNAPQRGIRLTQWPVT, from the coding sequence ATGAATACGCTGCGCCAGGATAGCCTGGCGGGGGTGGTTGTCTTCCTGGTAGCACTGCCGCTTTGCCTTGGGATCGCCCAGGCAAGCGGCCTGCCGCCGTTCGTCGGCCTGCTGACCGGCATTATCGGCGGGCTGGTGGTCACGGCGCTAAGCCCGTCGCGGTTCGCGGTCAGCGGCCCCGCCGCGGGCCTGGTGACGATTGTCGTCGCCTCGATTGAAACGCTGGGTTCATTTTCCGCCTTTCTGCTGGCGCTGGTGCTGGCGGGCGTGCTGCAAATCGCGCTCGGGCTTATCCGCGCCGGGCGGTTTATCTCGCTGGTGCCAGGGAGCGTTATTAAAGGCATGCTGGCGGCGATCGGCCTGCTGCTTATTATGCAGCAGATCCCGGTGGCGCTGGGCGCGGCGGATGAAAACAGCCTGCTGGCGGTGTTCAGCGGCGATTTTGCGTTCTCGCCGGTGTCGATTGCGGTCGCGGTCGGCGGGCTGCTGCTGATGGCGCTCTGGGGCTCGCCAGCTATCCGGCGCGTTAAATGCCTCGCCTGGATCCCGGGCCCGCTGGTCGCGGTACTGGTGGGCTGCGTGACGACGCTTGCGCTTAGCCACAGCTCGCCCGCGCTGCTCGCGCGCCTGCCGCTGATTACGCTACCGGAGTTCGCAAGCCTGGGCGCGCTGGTTTCGGAGCTGGAGACGCCCGCCTGGCAGGCGTTTACTAATCCGTCGGTGTATGTCGTGGCCGTGACGCTGGCGCTGGTGGCGAGCCTTGAAACGCTCCTAAGCCAGGAGGCGCTGAAAAAACTGCGCCCGCAAAACCCGCCGCCGTCGCCCAACCGTGAAATGCTGGCGCAGGGCGCGGGTAACTTGCTCTCGGGGCTGGTCGGCGCGATGCCGATCACGGCGGTGATTGTGCGCAGTTCCGTGAACGTCAGCACCGGCGCGCAGACCAAACTGTCGATTTTCATTCATGGCGCGCTGCTGCTCATCTGCGTGCTGTGGTTTCGTGAAGTCCTGATGACTATCCCCCTGGCGAGCCTCGCGGCGGTGCTGCTCTATACCGGCTATAAGCTCGCCACGCCGCGCCTCTTTGTAGAACAGTTCCGCGCGGGCGCGCAGCAGTCGGTGCCGTTCCTCGCCACCATCATTGGCATCATCGCGTTCGGGATGCTGGCAGGTATCGGCATCGGGCTTGCCGCCCAGATAGCGCTCAGCCTCTGGCATAGCCATCGCAACGCCATGCAGCTGGCGCGTTATGACGACCACTATGTCTTGCGCATTCACCAAAACCTAACGTTTATGCATAACCCGCGCCTGCAAGCGCTGCTGGATAAAATTCCGGAAAAGAGCGTGGTGATTGTCGAGCATGACAACGCCGACTATTTCGATCCGGATGTCAAAGCGGTGCTGAGCGACTTTGCGCAGAACGCGCCGCAGCGCGGTATTCGCCTCACCCAGTGGCCGGTAACCTGA
- a CDS encoding LysR family transcriptional regulator — MHKTTLEQWALLDKVVEEGSFARAAQSTHRSQSSVSYNLGLLQERLGVALLETQGRRAVLTPAGELLLAQVRPLLSAFTWVEAHAATLRNGVRTRIDLVVDNIFPRETLFAVLREFQRQHPSTQVQLTEVLESQSDAIAAHSSADLLVLSRREDSLGRGEWLMNVNFVAVAHRDHPLAQMPGPVGEEALGRYARIKLAGGETQSPGGAPEQWVFSTVDAAIEAVMHQVGYGWLPEARIAGPLAQGLLRPLPLAHGARRATPLHLIVKKDLLVPDAAVSTLIALFSRLREA, encoded by the coding sequence ATGCATAAAACAACGCTGGAACAATGGGCTTTGCTGGACAAAGTGGTGGAAGAGGGCAGTTTTGCGCGCGCAGCGCAAAGCACGCACCGCAGCCAGTCCTCGGTGAGTTACAACCTGGGGCTGTTGCAGGAGCGGCTCGGCGTGGCGCTTCTGGAAACTCAGGGCCGCCGCGCGGTGCTGACGCCTGCGGGCGAGCTGCTGCTGGCGCAAGTGCGCCCGTTACTGAGCGCTTTTACTTGGGTCGAGGCGCATGCCGCCACGCTTCGCAACGGCGTGCGTACCCGGATTGATCTGGTGGTGGACAACATCTTTCCGCGCGAGACGCTGTTCGCTGTCCTGCGCGAATTTCAGCGCCAGCACCCTTCGACGCAGGTGCAACTGACCGAGGTGCTGGAGAGCCAGAGCGACGCTATCGCCGCGCACTCCAGCGCCGATCTGCTGGTGCTCTCGCGTCGCGAAGACAGTCTGGGACGCGGCGAGTGGCTGATGAACGTAAATTTTGTGGCGGTGGCGCACCGCGATCACCCGCTGGCGCAGATGCCAGGGCCGGTTGGCGAAGAGGCCCTTGGACGGTACGCCCGCATTAAGCTTGCAGGCGGTGAGACGCAAAGCCCCGGCGGCGCGCCGGAGCAGTGGGTGTTTTCAACGGTAGATGCCGCCATCGAGGCGGTAATGCATCAGGTGGGCTACGGCTGGCTGCCGGAGGCGCGCATCGCAGGGCCGCTGGCGCAGGGGCTGTTGCGCCCGCTCCCGCTCGCCCACGGCGCGCGGCGCGCCACGCCGCTGCATCTGATTGTGAAAAAAGATCTGCTGGTGCCGGACGCCGCCGTCAGTACGCTGATTGCCCTGTTTAGTCGGCTGCGCGAGGCGTAG
- a CDS encoding carbonic anhydrase has protein sequence MTTLKPLLAKNRSWAQQRLQRDPDYFGKHLDQQQPHSLWIGCSDSRVPAEVLTGSHPGELFVHRNIANMVDPDDDNFMSVLQYALHYLKVKRIVVCGHYGCGGVQAALTLPQMSLAHESSSLARRISHLRDALSQHIAGRDASPPDTQTLNQLVEANVIAQFNRLVQTRTVRNIWRSGQELNVYGCVYDLASGHLEMLTEQTGEEAV, from the coding sequence TTGACCACCTTAAAACCTCTTCTGGCCAAAAACCGTAGCTGGGCGCAGCAGCGTCTTCAACGGGACCCGGATTACTTTGGCAAACACCTAGACCAGCAGCAGCCGCACTCGCTCTGGATAGGCTGTTCCGACAGCCGCGTGCCGGCGGAAGTGCTTACCGGCTCTCACCCTGGCGAACTGTTCGTACACCGCAATATCGCCAATATGGTTGATCCGGACGACGACAATTTTATGAGCGTGCTGCAATACGCGCTGCACTACCTGAAGGTGAAACGCATCGTGGTGTGCGGCCATTACGGCTGCGGCGGCGTACAGGCGGCGCTGACGTTGCCGCAAATGTCGCTCGCGCATGAATCCTCATCGCTGGCGCGGCGCATCAGCCATCTGCGCGACGCGCTCTCGCAGCATATCGCCGGGCGCGATGCGTCGCCGCCCGATACACAAACCCTGAATCAACTGGTGGAAGCCAACGTCATCGCGCAATTCAACCGCCTGGTGCAGACCCGCACAGTGCGCAATATCTGGCGCAGCGGCCAGGAGCTGAATGTTTACGGCTGCGTGTATGACCTGGCGTCCGGTCATCTGGAAATGCTGACGGAGCAAACGGGAGAGGAAGCGGTATGA
- a CDS encoding glucose/quinate/shikimate family membrane-bound PQQ-dependent dehydrogenase, translated as MTETKTGGSKGLAIWSVLLGLVLLAIGLFFVIGGGKLVSLGGSVYFLIAGVVTLLSSIQFLRRKSSAVVLFLLVFVGTLLWALYDTGLEFWGLVSRLMVPAGMMLLAFLTWPALRRREGKAPLAKLSYALSAVIAVGMVATLVQMFQPHPTVAFKGEPLPLVPVAKENAQKAWANYGNTPGGSRFVALDQINRDNVKDLKVAWTFHTGDIPDSPTGNGAEDQQTPLQIGNTLYLCTPHNNVIAVEADTGKQIWKREINAKAEVWNRCRGLAYFDATQPIAQPTVPGATPVPAPSLPAGAACQRRILMNTIDARLIALNADNGEFCEGFGSHGVVDLKAGLGDAQDPKYQLTSAPTVAGTTVVVGGRVADNVQTDMPGGVLRGFDVITGEMRWAFDPGNEDPNARLQPGQHYARSTPNSWAPMSYDPAMNTVFIPMGSSSVDLWGANRTPLDHKYGASILALDATTGKEKWVYQTVHNDLWDFDIPMQPSLVDFPQKDGKTTPAVVFGTKAGQIFVLDRLTGKPLTEVKELPMKPGTIPNEQYPKTQPHSVGMPQIGAQTLTESDMWGATPFDQLACRIAFKGMRYDGLFTVPGTDKSLSFPGSLGGMNWGSLSTDPNNHYIFVNDMRLGLWVQMIPADTSAIDRGSNGGEAINTGMGAVPLKGTPYAVNKNRFMSPLGIPCQEPPFGTLSAIDLKTRKIVWQVPVGTVQDTGPFGIKMRAPMPVGMPTLGGTLATQGGLVFIAGTQDYYLRAFDSSTGKEVWKARLPVGSQGGPMSYVSPKTGKQYVLISAGGARQSPDRGDYVIAYALP; from the coding sequence ATGACGGAAACCAAGACCGGCGGCTCAAAAGGGCTTGCCATCTGGTCTGTATTACTGGGGCTGGTGCTGCTCGCTATTGGCCTCTTCTTTGTTATCGGGGGCGGCAAGCTGGTCTCGCTTGGCGGCAGCGTCTATTTTCTTATCGCAGGCGTTGTCACGCTGCTTTCTTCGATTCAGTTCCTGCGCCGCAAATCTTCGGCGGTGGTGCTGTTTCTTCTGGTGTTTGTCGGCACGCTTCTCTGGGCGTTGTATGACACCGGGCTGGAATTCTGGGGCCTGGTCTCTCGCCTGATGGTGCCTGCGGGCATGATGCTGCTGGCATTTCTCACCTGGCCTGCCCTGCGTCGTCGCGAAGGCAAAGCGCCGCTCGCGAAACTCTCTTATGCGCTGAGCGCGGTGATTGCCGTCGGTATGGTCGCGACGCTGGTACAGATGTTCCAGCCACACCCGACGGTCGCCTTCAAAGGCGAGCCGCTGCCGCTGGTTCCGGTCGCTAAAGAGAACGCGCAAAAAGCGTGGGCGAACTACGGCAACACGCCGGGCGGCAGCCGTTTTGTCGCGCTCGATCAGATTAACCGCGATAACGTTAAAGATCTGAAAGTCGCCTGGACCTTCCACACCGGCGATATTCCTGACAGCCCGACCGGCAACGGCGCGGAAGATCAGCAAACGCCCCTGCAAATCGGCAATACGCTCTATCTCTGCACGCCGCATAACAACGTGATCGCGGTTGAAGCCGATACCGGCAAGCAGATCTGGAAGCGTGAAATCAACGCTAAAGCGGAAGTATGGAACCGCTGCCGCGGCCTCGCGTATTTTGACGCCACCCAACCGATCGCTCAGCCGACCGTGCCGGGCGCCACGCCGGTGCCCGCGCCTTCGCTACCGGCGGGCGCCGCCTGCCAGCGCCGTATTCTGATGAACACCATCGACGCGCGCCTGATTGCGCTGAACGCCGATAACGGCGAATTCTGCGAAGGCTTCGGCAGCCACGGCGTCGTGGATCTTAAAGCGGGTCTCGGCGACGCGCAGGACCCGAAATACCAGCTAACCTCCGCGCCGACCGTTGCCGGCACGACGGTGGTGGTGGGCGGCCGCGTGGCGGATAACGTCCAGACCGATATGCCGGGCGGCGTACTGCGCGGCTTTGATGTGATAACCGGTGAAATGCGCTGGGCGTTCGATCCGGGCAATGAAGATCCGAACGCCCGCCTGCAACCGGGCCAGCACTACGCGCGTAGCACCCCGAACTCGTGGGCGCCGATGTCTTATGACCCGGCAATGAACACCGTGTTCATTCCGATGGGCAGTTCTTCGGTGGATCTGTGGGGCGCGAACCGCACGCCGCTCGATCATAAATATGGCGCGTCGATTCTGGCGCTGGACGCTACCACCGGCAAAGAGAAATGGGTGTACCAGACCGTCCATAACGATCTGTGGGACTTTGATATCCCGATGCAACCGAGCCTGGTGGACTTTCCGCAAAAAGACGGTAAAACCACGCCCGCCGTGGTGTTCGGCACTAAAGCGGGCCAGATTTTCGTGCTGGATCGCCTGACCGGCAAGCCGCTGACGGAAGTCAAAGAGCTGCCAATGAAGCCTGGCACCATTCCCAACGAGCAGTACCCTAAAACGCAGCCGCACTCGGTCGGTATGCCGCAGATTGGCGCGCAGACCCTGACCGAATCGGACATGTGGGGCGCGACGCCGTTTGACCAGCTCGCCTGCCGCATCGCGTTTAAAGGCATGCGCTATGACGGCCTGTTTACTGTTCCCGGCACCGATAAATCCCTGAGCTTCCCCGGCTCGCTCGGCGGTATGAACTGGGGCAGCCTGTCGACCGACCCGAATAATCACTACATCTTCGTCAACGACATGCGTCTTGGTCTGTGGGTGCAGATGATCCCGGCGGACACCAGCGCCATCGACCGTGGCAGCAACGGCGGCGAGGCGATTAACACCGGCATGGGCGCGGTGCCGCTGAAAGGCACGCCGTATGCGGTGAATAAAAACCGCTTTATGTCGCCGCTCGGCATTCCGTGCCAGGAGCCGCCGTTCGGCACGCTTTCCGCCATCGACCTGAAAACCCGGAAAATCGTCTGGCAGGTGCCGGTCGGCACCGTGCAGGATACCGGCCCGTTCGGTATCAAGATGCGTGCGCCGATGCCGGTCGGTATGCCGACGCTTGGCGGTACGCTGGCGACGCAGGGCGGTCTGGTGTTTATCGCGGGCACGCAGGACTACTACCTGCGCGCCTTTGATTCGTCGACCGGTAAAGAGGTGTGGAAAGCGCGCCTGCCGGTGGGCAGCCAGGGCGGCCCGATGAGCTATGTGTCGCCGAAAACCGGCAAGCAGTATGTGCTTATCTCAGCCGGCGGCGCCCGTCAGTCTCCTGACCGTGGCGATTACGTGATAGCCTACGCGCTGCCGTAA